One stretch of Podospora bellae-mahoneyi strain CBS 112042 chromosome 2, whole genome shotgun sequence DNA includes these proteins:
- a CDS encoding hypothetical protein (COG:G; EggNog:ENOG503NWV9) — protein sequence MFKAYIGGPIYAALGNHDSVPTNLGSPHSIDRNGPLGQQFSWHYDHISKLWEHYGWIDNATQTQASLHYGGYSIGHPLGLRIITINTDFWYQANNFAFLHAENPDYSGIFSFLVEELQKAEDEGQRVWIMGHVPTGWQGQNALPEGSDAFYQIIERYSPHVIANVFFGHTHEGTNNGTLQTAYDALVAAWTGPSLTPLTNLNSGYRLYEIDTGTWEIFEAYTYYADVNTFTTLNCTGPVFQLEYSTRKAYSPAADWPEDEPLNATFWHRVTEAMEKDKGLVSLFNTYQGKSSIRSPNCTSDACAAAKICYIRSGSTALGRACPQGFGSVQSPYTGVNF from the exons ATGTTCAAGGCATACATCGGGGGGCCCATCTATGCGGCACTTGGT AACCACGACTCAgtcccaaccaacctcgGAAGTCCTCACTCCATCGACCGCAACGGGCCTCTCGGCCAACAGTTCTCCTGGCACTACGATCATATCTCCAAGCTCTGGGAGCACTATGGTTGGATCGACAATGCTACTCAGACCCAAGCTTCTTTGCATTACGGCGGCTACTCTATTGGCCATCCGCTGGGCTTGAGGATTATTACAATCAACACCGATTTTTGGTACCAAGCCAATAATTTTGCATTTCTACATGCTGAGAACCCAGATTACTCGGGAATTTTCTCCTTTCTCGTCGAAGAGCTTCAGAAAGCTGAGGACGAAGGCCAACGGGTATGGATCATGGGCCATGTGCCCACCGGCTGGCAGGGCCAAAATGCTCTCCCTGAAGGGTCGGATGCTTTCTATCAAATCATTGAGCGATACTCTCCGCATGTAATTGCTAACGTGTTTTTCGGTCACACCCATGAAGGCAC TAACAATGGAACTTTACAAACAGCATATGATGCTCTTGTTGCGGCATGGACCGGCCCCTCATTGACCCCGTTAACCAACCTGAACTCGGGTTACCGCCTGTACGAAATCGACACTGGCACATGGGAAATATTCGAAGCCTACACTTACTACGCTGACGTCAACACCTTCACTACTCTCAATTGTACCGGGCCAGTCTTCCAACTCGAATACTCTACACGCAAGGCCTACAGTCCAGCGGCAGACTGGCCCGAGGACGAACCTCTAAACGCCACGTTTTGGCATCGAGTCACAGAAGCCATGGAAAAGGACAAAGGGCTGGTCAGTCTGTTCAACACCTACCAAGGGAAGAGTAGTATCAGGAGTCCAAACTGTACAAGTGATGCTTGCGCAGCAGCGAAGATCTGCTACATAAGGAGTGGCAGCACTGCCTTGGGAAGGGCTTGTCCGCAAGGCTTTGGCAGTGTCCAAAGCCCATACACCGGCGTCAACTTCTGA
- the dak1 gene encoding dihydroxyacetone kinase Dak1 (EggNog:ENOG503NUS7; COG:G) — protein MPPSSLHPKVYIRLLYDIVVFLCRLPFWLLHHSLAALQRRHREIEREYTAKREVPRFPPRLVTLSASEDETSYHNSASDSEDEPLALIPPSPTHSTAHSPSIPPPPYHSLSSPPQHGPVSPPSPLVADEKPTPPPITPEPTTPTMSSKHFDPNPPHLLLTSLHSQTLTNPSLALDSQNKILYLRPSSKSSSQRVHLVSGGGAGHEPSFSGFVGTGLLSAAVSGTIFASPSAEQIRTCLFSRLPPSSETLVTVMNYTGDVLNFGLAVEKAKAAGKRVEMVIVGDDAAVGRTKGGKVGRRGVAGTVLVVKIAGALAKRGYKLDEVAKVARLVAGNLVSVGASLGRVHVPGRAVNKEEEGEKLGEDEVEIGMGIHNEAGVGREKMELKRLVGKMLRMMLDRNDKERGFVNVNSNEVVLLVNNLGGVSVLELGGIVAEVVKQLGEDWNIKPVRVLSGTYMTSLNGLGFSVSLLNVVNTDIGGPGMIELLDDECEATGWPAQISKLTWEERNQATREEDASNGEEVGESGLRVDAKAAQEVLTRGLEAVVAAEPDVTRYDTIVGDGDCGIGLKRGAEAILRHLSSKPLTGDVVIDLANIIPVVEMEMDGTSGALYAIFLNALVAALRTTSQSEKEASAKVWAAALRQSCEALSKYTPARPGDRTLVDALYPFVNTLEETGDVKKAAEAAVAGAEGTKGMKASLGRTVYIGGSGFEEVPDPGAWGLASFFQGLAGIKKLEEDSNGWEKL, from the exons ATGCCACCTTCCTCCTTGCATCCCAAGGTTTACATCCGATTACTTTACGATATAGTCGTTTTCTTATGCAGGCTTCCGTTCTGGCTGTTACATCACAGTTTGGCTGCTTTACAACGTCGACATCGAGAGATTGAAAGGGAGTATACCGCGAAAAGGGAGGTTCCTCgctttcctcctcgtcttgtGACGTTGTCGGCATCTGAAGACGAAACTTCTTACCATAACTCGGCAAGCGACTCCGAGGACGAGCCCCTTGCTTTGATACCGCCTTCCCCGACACATTCAACTGCTCACTCACCCTcgataccaccaccaccataccaCAGCTTAtcttcaccacctcaacaCGGCCCAGTGtcaccaccttcaccactGGTTGCTGACGAaaagccaacaccaccacccattaCACCtgaaccaacaacccccaccatGTCCTCCAAACACTtcgaccccaaccccccccacctcctcctcacctccctccactcccaaaccctcaccaacccctccctaGCCCTCGACTCCCAAAACAAAATCCTTTACCtccgcccctcctccaaatcctcctcccaacgCGTCCATCTCGTCTCGGGCGGCGGCGCAGGCCATGaaccctccttctccggctTCGTCGGCACCGGCCTCTTATCCGCCGCCGTATCAGGCACAATCTttgcctccccctccgcagAGCAAATCCGCACTTGCCTCTTCTCCCGCCTGCCCCCCAGTTCCGAAACCTTGGTAACTGTCATGAATTACACGGGCGATGTCCTCAATTTTGGGCTCGCTgtcgagaaggccaaggctgctgggAAGAGAGTTGAGATGGTGATTGTGGGGGATGATGCCGCTGTGGGGAGGACAAAGGGTGGGAAGGTTGGGAGACGAGGAGTGGCGGGAACGGTCTTGGTGGTCAAGATTGCGGGTGCGTTGGCGAAGAGGGGATATAAACTTGACGAGGTTGCAAAggtggcgaggttggtggcggGGAATTTGGTTAGTGTTGGGGCTAGTCTTGGGCGGGTCCATGTACCGGGACGGGCGGTGaataaggaggaggagggggagaagttgggggaggatgaggttgagattGGGATGGGGATCCATAATGAGGccggggtggggagggagaaaaTGGAACTGAAGCGATTGGTGGGAAAGATGCTGCGGATGATGCTGGATAGGAATGACAAGGAGAGGGGTTTTGTGAATGTCAATTCGAATGAggtggttttgttggtgaaTAACTTGGGTGGGGTGAGTGTACTGGAATTGGGAGGGATTGTGGCTGAGGTGGTGAAGCAGTTGGGTGAGGACTGGAATATCAAGccggtgagggtgttgagtgGGACATATATGACGAGCTTgaatgggttggggtttAGTGTTAGTTTGTTGAATGTGGTGAATACGGATATCGGGGGACCGGGGATGATTGagttgttggatgatgagtGTGAGGCTACAGGGTGGCCGGCGCAGATATCGAAGTTGacttgggaggagaggaatcAGGctacgagggaggaggatgcatcgaatggggaggaggtaggcGAGAGTGGGTTGAGGGTCGATGCGAAGGCTGCTCAGGAGGTGCTCACTCGGGggttggaggcggtggttgcGGCGGAACCTGATGTGACGCGGTATGATACtattgttggtgatggagactgCGGTATTGGTCTCAAGAGGGGTGCTGAAG ccatcTTGCGCCACCTCTCGAGCAAGCCCTTGACTGGCGACGTTGTGATAGACcttgccaacatcatcccaGTGGTCGAGATGGAAATGGACGGCACATCTGGAGCCTTGTACGCCATCTTTCTCAAcgctcttgttgctgctttGAGAACAACATCACAAAGCGAAAAGGAGGCATCAGCCAAGGTTTGGGCTGCCGCACTTCGCCAAAGCTGTGAAGCTCTCTCAAAATACACACCAGCTCGGCCTGGAGATCGCACACTTGTGGATGCTCTATATCCGTTTGTCAACACTCTTGAGGAGACAGGAGATGTTAAGAAGGCGGCAGAGGCAGcagttgctggtgctgagggCACCAAGGGGATGAAGGCCAGTCTGGGAAGGACCGTCTACATTGGCGGTTCTGGGTTTGAGGAAGTTCCTGACCCAGGTGCTTGGGGCTTGGCGAGCTTCTTCCAGGGCTTGGCTGGGATCAaaaagctggaggaggattcgAACGGGTGGGAGAAGCTTTGA
- a CDS encoding hypothetical protein (EggNog:ENOG503P6SQ; COG:S) produces MPSEDYRAAVPGTLKLKGVSNNPAAIKKKKKKSKSKPSDLEKNLSTGPPADKPTPEPTPDSEKQLQRRSPSQEPPPENGENDDNDPPKTEAERRFLEAKRKRLQELTSSGKLRPELLKTHKQRVEELNSHLSRLSEHHDMPKIGPG; encoded by the exons ATGCCCTCAGAAGACTACCGCGCCGCAGTCCCCGGCACCCTCAAACTCAAAGGCGTCTCCAACAACCCTGCCGCCataaaaaagaagaagaaaaaatcCAAATCCAAACCCTCCGACCTAGAAAAGAACCTCTCTACCGGTCCCCCAGCAGACAAACCAACACCCGAACCCACCCCCGACTCAGAAAAACAACTCCAACGCCGCTCACCATCCcaagaaccaccaccagaaaacGGGGAGAACGACGATAATGACCCCCCAAAGACAGAAGCAGAGCGCAGGTTCCTAGAGGCAAAGCGCAAGAGG TTACAAGAACTCACCTCCTCGGGCAAACTCCGCCCCGAGCTCCTCAAAACCCACAAGCAGCGCGTCGAGGAGCTGAATTCCCACCTCTCCAGGCTGAGCGAGCACCACGATATGCCAAAGATTGGGCCCGGTTAA
- a CDS encoding hypothetical protein (EggNog:ENOG503P8WR), whose translation MSEWTSTDGLYSASLLSCHPPEPTFTREWAVNFIAADASSSWDATYTIMQEFTGDANLWSVPESGIPPNFVRTAVKCAGCTEPTVTITCPNVLGTEAAVVVGNGVWATVAPETEVEAGAAVNGEPGRVAAVSGGEWEGDGDWELVASGEGPDFGLSGSLLGESGDGNGEEPVVEGGGASAAGVAAAPAGVNVPTGTEEKVAFATAGAGSLTLKRGLMWGLALGLVAFF comes from the exons ATGTC TGAGTGGACAAGCACCGACGGACTATACTccgcctctctcctctcctgccACCCCCCCGAGCCTACTTTTACCCGTGAATGGGCCGTCAACTTTATCGCTGCCGACGCGAGCTCTTCCTGGGATGCTACTTATACGATTATGCAAGAGTTCACTGGCGATGCCAACCTCTGGTCTGTCCCCGAGAGCGGGATCCCCCCCAACTTTGTCCGGACTGCCGTCAAGTGTGCCGGGTGCACCGAGCCGACTGTTACGATCACTTGCCCGAATGTTTTGGGGACggaggctgctgttgtggtgggcAATGGTGTTTGGGCTACTGTTGCGCCTGAGactgaggttgaggctggtgCTGCGGTGAATGGTGAGCCGGGACGGGTTGCGGCTGTTTCGGGGGGTgaatgggagggggatggtgattgGGAGCTTGTTGCTTCTGGGGAGGGGCCTGACTTTGGGTTGAGCGGTAGTCTCTTGGGTGAgtctggggatgggaatggggaggaGCCTGttgtcgagggtggtggtgcgtctgctgctggtgttgctgctgccccggCGGGGGTTAATGTGCCTACTgggacggaggagaaggttgctTTTGCTACTGCTGGGGCGGGGAGCTTGACGCTcaagagggggttgatgtgggGGCTTgctttggggttggtggcttTCTTCTAG
- a CDS encoding hypothetical protein (EggNog:ENOG503P789), translating into MSPSSPVGGKPPSYEPVPSVDIDEKAAIQTPKDLEDGQPQPRRKTMTFCRRAMLVLGLTWLVLTGVAMAGPHPRWKMPCHQAEGQQEVADASRDSSFSTLLNAASPKSLHDLLHRYFPEKFQDGVWPSERDAVAAVHQANAALATSIVQLAKRDANSTSIETSTSVPEPEPTASTSSSSVPPVETTITTTTTTAPTSTSVITPSSKPSPTPTPEPTPTTQPGTSLTSPTGNTLPPDDPSSSVPRTTVGASSTSMASSSSSSLSSSSSSQVLSSAVDGETTLTTSTILPDEETSTSTPPPNTSNTRRTSSSIVTTFTQTSNGNVITVTSTTFVYDIPVETTPAGAEEPTVTPSLQNGALGMQKQQKGSLLAGVIAAMGMFLI; encoded by the exons ATGAGTCCTTCAAGCCCAGTCGGTGGTAAGCCGCCTTCTTACGAGCCAGTTCCCTCTGTCGACATCGACGAGAAAGCTGCCATCCAGACACCAAAAGATCTCGAGGACggccaaccacaacctcgaCGCAAAACCATGACTTTCTGCCGAAGAGCCATGTTGGTCTTGGGCCTCACATGGCTGGTGCTGACCGGTGTGGCCATGGCCGGCCCTCACCCGCGGTGGAAGATGCCGTGCCATCAGGCCGAAGGCCAGCAAGAGGTCGCCGATGCCTCAAGGGATTCATCATTCTCAACTCTACTGAACGCGGCATCGCCCAAGTCTCTTCACGACCTTCTCCACCGGTACTTCCCCGAGAAGTTCCAAGACGGTGTCTGGCCATCGGAACGCGATGCCGTTGCGGCCGTTCACCAAGCCAATGCGGCTCTGGCAACGTCCATTGTCCAACTGGCCAAGCGGGACGCGAACTCGACCTCGATCGAAACCTCCACTAGCGTGCCTGAACCCGAGCCCACAGCTTCAACGTCCTCTAGTTCTGTGCCCCCAGTTgagaccaccatcaccaccaccaccactaccgccCCAACCAGCACCTCGGTCATCactcccagcagcaagccgtCTCCCACGCCCACTCCCGAGCCTACTCCTACTACACAACCTGGTACGTCCCTCACGAGTCCCACAGGGAACACTCTTCCCCCGGAtgacccttcttcttctgtgCCGCGGACGACTGTTGGTGCGTCTTCCACCTCTATGGCTTCgtcgtcctcttcgtcgttgtcgtcgtcctcttcatcgcAGGTGTTGTCTTCTGCGGTTGATGGAG AAACGACTTTGACGACCTCTACCATCCTGCCTGATGAGGAGACGTCTACTTCTacgcctcctcccaacaCGAGCAACACGAGACGTACCTCTAGCTCTATCGTCACCACTTTCACTCAGACCTCCAATGGCAATGTCATCACTGTCACATCGACGACTTTTGTCTATGACATCCCGGTAGAGACGACGCCAGCGGGTGCTGAGGAGCCGACTGTTACCCCTAGCCTCCAGAACGGGGCTCTCGGGATGCAGAAGCAACAAAAGGGGTCGTTGTTGGCGGGTGTTATTGCTGCGATGGGCATGTTTCTGATTTAG
- the SEC59 gene encoding dolichol kinase (EggNog:ENOG503NUCX; COG:I; BUSCO:EOG09260LVD) — MPEQLQPPPNQTAAENADDDLDTLRVLSRSPHPYHRQSFELLEPSDCLIPSHEPFPSLGKDSTPPSDSGTEADDEHFLKGLPAPKVRLHKGLRGKNEPLSGTSTPWLSPAVLEEEGRMTALGINHGEKRVAAERVRRRKEVTRRIAEVLLLGFQGGIVVLNPDAQPYVRIYGKKVLAVIAMLLGLAALYPLRLALWAYRRGTPSKALPIRVPAAFDPAPLLYPFITPVLISFLVAQNVKGVVLPNLVLGIAALPRALFPGSRYWESLSSSHWLFSCAPLFLDRLMATTPGSQQGEMSAEVLVLLYPLHQTLCLILHHLTTTSLLAAELQLLSVALINLLLLATSPQAVILQAVLWGGGIGLMVLSGQVIQWGISLARVPKWRFKRSEIPSKGGFGFGQLKRMLSSPNARRQRSSTGEFTNTFSDSAQSTNRELTTKPTTLRADSFSENEVVPPPTPDAPSSAVKLSFAKPSASQSVPRRHTLPSTGKPGPRSKSSTPSGRRKRSASSSVRAFFSLTHKQATLRKWMYSSYVLTSIILIIFLGIRTYVQYYALDGNEPIGWALGYLFGGLSQFRFQVVQHDLEKWICLPFRLESSDVQCSSGWIQHLRQFSFGEANTRLVLSGYWLTIIAFGLAIVFSLSPVCEVDTRRKVFHFMMVAMFLPTIYIDPTYIALALSLMLAIFLLLDLIRASQLPPLSGPIAKFLTPYVDGRDLRGPVVISHIFLLIGCAIPLWLSLAGLGREGEGYVRGWEVRERELAMVSGVVCVGLGDAAASLIGRRWGHRKWLWGGGKSIEGSVAFAGAVFLGLGVGGGWLRLGGWETVTTGGKGGGGGGGGGHESLMGVLDVGRLYREWGREKAPRMGVCSVLASLTEAVLTGGNDNVVVPVVLWGCVRGLGI, encoded by the exons ATGCCTGAGCAGTTGcaacccccaccaaaccaaaccgCCGCTGAAAATGCGGACGACGATCTCGACACCTTGAGGGTCCTCTCTCGGTCCCCTCATCCTTACCACCGTCAGAGCTTCGAGCTATTAGAACCGTCAGATTGCCTGATTCCGAGCCACGAGCCGTTTCCCTCCCTTGGCAAGgactcaacaccaccgagcGACAGCGGGACCGAAGCCGACGATGAACATTTCCTCAAGGGTCTGCCCGCACCAAAAGTAAGGCTACATAAAGGCCTTCGCGGAAAGAATGAACCACTTTCCGGAACATCCACGCCCTGGCTCTCGCCGGCAgttctggaggaggagggcaggaTGACGGCGTTGGGTATAAACCATGGCGAAAAGAGGGTCGCCGCAGAAAGAGTGCGCCGGCGCAAGGAAGTAACACGAAGAATAGCTGAAGTGTTGTTGCTTGGCTTCCAAGGGGGCATCGTGGTTTTGAACCCAGACGCTCAACCTTATGTCAGGATATACGGCAAGA AAGTTCTTGCTGTAATAGCGATGCTGCTTGGATTAGCTGCTTTGTATCCGCTGAGACTGGCCCTATGGGCTTACCGTCGTGGCACGCCGTCCAAGGCTTTGCCGATTCGTGTTCCGGCAGCGTTCGATCCAGCACCACTTCTCTATCCATTCATTACGCCAGTTCTAATATCCTTTTTGGTGGCACAAAATGTGAAGGGTGTCGTATTGCCAAATTTGGTTCTCGGCATAGCAGCATTGCCCAGGGCTCTGTTCCCGGGTTCGCGGTATTGGGAGAGCCTCAGCTCGAGTCACTGGCTGTTCTCGTGCGCTCCGCTGTTTCTGGACAGACTCATGGCAACAACCCCAGGATCCCAGCAGGGAGAGATGTCAGCTGAAGTGTTGGTCCTGCTGTATCCATTACACCAGACTTTGTGTCTTATCTTGCACCATCTTACCACGACCAGTCTTTTGGCAGCCGAGCTCCAACTGCTGTCGGTGGCACTCATAAACCTACTACTGCTAGCAACCTCTCCCCAGGCAGTTATTTTGCAGGCTGTTTTATGGGGAGGCGGTATTGGTCTCATGGTTCTTAGCGGTCAGGTCATTCAATGGGGGATCTCTCTGGCCCGTGTGCCAAAGTGGCGGTTCAAGAGGAGCGAGATACCGTCGAAAGGGGGCTTTGGATTCGGGCAGCTAAAACGGATGCTGTCATCACCAAACGCCCGCCGGCAGCGATCGTCTACAGGGGAGTTCACGAACACGTTCTCCGACTCGGCTCAGTCTACAAATCGAGAGCTTaccaccaagcccaccaccctccgGGCAGACAGCTTCAGCGAAAACGAAGTCGtgccccccccaacccctgaCGCTCCATCCAGTGCTGTTAAGCTCAGCTTTGCCAAGCCATCTGCTAGCCAAAGCGTACCTCGGAGGCACACTCTCCCTTCCACGGGAAAGCCCGGCCCACGCTCAAAAAGCAGCACACCGTCCGGCCGCCGCAAACGTTCTGCGTCCTCGAGCGTGCgcgccttcttttctctcacCCATAAGCAAGCCACCCTACGCAAGTGGATGTACTCGAGCTACGTCCTCACgagcatcatcctcatcatcttcctcggcatccgGACCTACGTCCAGTACTACGCCCTAGACGGCAACGAACCGATAGGCTGGGCGTTGGGTTATCTCTTTGGCGGGCTCTCACAGTTCCGCTTCCAGGTGGTGCAGCACGACCTAGAAAAATGGATCTGCCTCCCTTTTCGTCTCGAGTCTTCTGACGTCCAATGCTCCTCGGGCTGGATCCAACACCTCCGCCAGTTTTCGTTTGGAGAAGCCAACACGAGACTTGTTCTCTCCGGCTACTGGCTGACGATCATTGCGTTTGGCCTCGCCATAGTCTTTAGTCTATCACCAGTCTGCGAGGTGGACACGAGAAGAAAGGTGTTTCACTTTATGATGGTGGCTATGTTCTTGCCTACGATTTACATCGACCCTACGTACATCGCTTTGGCGTTGTCACTCATGCTAGCGATATTTCTACTTCTGGACCTGATCAGAGCGAGTCAGCTGCCGCCTTTGTCGGGACCGATTGCGAAATTCCTCACTCCGTAtgtggatgggagggatttgagggggccggtggtgattaGCCATATTTTTTTGCTGATTGGCTGTGCTATTCCGTTGTGGCTGTCGCTTGCTGGtcttgggagggagggggaggggtatgttagggggtgggaggtgagggaaagggaaTTGGCGATGGTGAGCGGcgttgtgtgtgttgggttgggagatGCGGCTGCTAGTTTgattgggaggaggtgggggcaTAGGAAGTGgctttggggaggggggaagagtATTGAGGGGAGTGTGGCGTTTGCGGGGGcggtgtttttggggttgggggttggaggggggtggttgaggttgggggggtgggagactGTGACGActggaggaaaaggaggaggtggtggtggtggtggagggcatgagagtttgatgggggtgttggatgttggGAGGTTGTATAGggagtgggggagggagaaggcgccgaggatgggggtttgtTCGGTACTGGCGAGCTTGACGGAGGCGGTGTTGACGGGGGGGAATGATAATGTTGTTGTGCCGGTTGTGCTTTGGGGGTgtgtgagggggttggggatatGA
- the EHD3 gene encoding 3-hydroxyisobutyryl-CoA hydrolase (BUSCO:EOG0926213Q; COG:I; EggNog:ENOG503NV3G), translating into MFPQAILARAAAPCRAAARPSSSIFRAAAAMPLRAKLLPQQQPQSRMMSSSSFAHFIPCPNDDPEDVLFQSLYGLRTIELNRPNKLNALNGSMIRKIAPRLLEWSKSDMANVIVIKGAGRKGFCAGGDVQQLVEWNRDPTIDGPAKSAAYFAQEYKLNHLIATYNKPYIAFMDGFTMGGGVGLSIHAPFRIATENTVFSMPETTIGFFPDVGASFFLPRMAGEVGTWLALTSGQLKGVNAFYAGVATHYLHSSSLNALESRLAELRFKDYDQMSRRLEVVNDTIEEFVTGLPWEEPMAVAGEVRRAIDRCFGFDTVDEIMQALKEEEKNEVTGEWATKTLNTLHLRSPTSVHVTLKQMRIGKTWSIAEAFKREHSIATKFMSYPDFNEGVTAKLVEKPRRVPMWQPASLERFAEKKDWKELVGSFFLVDDKGPKFKLLSEETYDKYPFKNFGVPTEQEVEQKVAEGKVKNRAEVLEHFVRERRQKQGVEVVVSEILLRKTKEGKKGLTWVYGEEAPGQQE; encoded by the exons ATGTTTCCCCAGGCGATTCTTGCCAGAGCAGCGGCTCCATGTCGCGCTGCCGCCAGaccaagctcctccatcttcagagccgccgccgccatgcCCCTCAGAGCTAAGCTGctgcctcagcagcaaccacaatCACGAATG atgtcctcctcctccttcgcccACTTCATACCCTGCCCCAACGACGACCCCGAAGACGTCCTCTTCCAATCCCTCTATGGCCTCCGCACCATCGAGCTCAACCGCCCCAACAAGCTCAACGCCCTCAACGGGTCCATGATCCGGAAAATcgccccccgcctcctcgagTGGTCCAAATCCGACATGGCCaacgtcatcgtcatcaaagGTGCCGGCCGAAAGGGCTTTTGCGCGGGTGGTGACGTCCAGCAACTCGTCGAATGGAACCGAGACCCTACCATTGATGGCCCTGCGAAGTCGGCTGCCTACTTTGCCCAAGAGTACAAGCTCAACCATCTGATCGCCACGTACAACAAGCCATACATCGCCTTCATGGACGGGTTCACcatgggcggtggtgttggattGAGCATTCATGCCCCTTTTAGAATCGCCACCGAGAACACGGTGTTTTCTATGCCGGAGACCACAATTGGGTTTTTTCCCGACGTGGGCGCGAGTTTTTTCCtgccgaggatggcgggggaggtggggacTTGGTTGGCGCTGACGAGCGGGCagttgaagggggtgaatGCTTTTTATGCGGGGGTTGCGACGCATTATCTGCACAGCTCGAGCTTGAACGCGCTGGAGAGCAGGCTGGCCGAGTTGAGGTTTAAGGACTATGACCAGATGagcaggaggttggaggttgtgAATGATACTATTGAGGAGTTTGTCACGGGACTGCCGTGGGAGGAGCCGATGGCGGttgcgggggaggtgaggagggcgattGATAggtgttttgggtttgaCACGGTGGATGAGATTATGCAGGctttgaaggaggaggagaaaaatGAGGTTACGGGGGAGTGGGCGACGAAGACGCTGAACACGTTGCATTTGAGGAGCCCGACGTCGGTGCATGTTACGTTGAAGCAGATGAGGATTGGGAAGACGTGGAGTATTGCTGAGGCGTTCAAGAGGGAGCATTCGATTGCGACTAAGTTTATGTCTTATCCTGATTTTAACGAAGGGGTTACGGCTAAGTTGGTGGAGAAGCCGAGGAGGGTTCCGATGTGGCAGCCGGCGAGCCTGGAGAGGTttgctgagaagaaggattggaaggagctggtgggttccttctttttggtggaTGATAAGGGGCCGAAGTTTAAGCTGTTGAGCGAGGAGACGTACGACAAGTATCCTTTCAAGAACTTTGGCGTGCCTACCGAGCAGGAGGTGGAGCAGAAGGTGGCCGAgggcaaggtcaagaacAGAGCGGAGGTGTTGGAGCATTTTGttagggagaggaggcagaagcagggtgttgaggtggttgtgagCGAAATTCTGTTGAGGAAGACAaaggagggcaagaagggtTTGACTTGGGTgtatggggaggaggcaCCTGGGCAGCAAGAGTAG